A stretch of the Nematostella vectensis chromosome 1, jaNemVect1.1, whole genome shotgun sequence genome encodes the following:
- the LOC5520355 gene encoding transmembrane prolyl 4-hydroxylase isoform X2 has translation MFHNPDKSFEQADANEDGVLDKSELSLGISHLGDILLTGKDLDDLIKDLELDADQDGVLTRQEYRTLVVDGKLQLIINYTADIKEKAPRMRTRLSNTAFLDPLEHVGHRKLFDNLRQRIQDVTGLQKDIIWTSENLQVLRYDKDGHYHCHYDSEDENKHPDIPCCHYSNHEDDEDCLPCRYMTFFYYLNEPEEGGETAFPIADDQIDAPERMLREDQHLCDLSRYCNQSRIRYKPKQGTALFWYNHHRDEETGWLGDVDKMSYHGGCDVTKGTKWAANSWINVGKSREHDIEAWESYKVFVEDYDKLSNKTDEKTDVDANPGPGAVAENAERASEVDERIETAGAGN, from the exons CTTTCCCTCGGAATCTCTCATCTTGGCGATATTCTCCTGACCGGGAAGGACCTGGACGATCT GATCAAGGACTTGGAACTGGACGCAGATCAAGATG GCGTGCTGACGAGGCAGGAGTACCGCACACTCGTGGTCGATGGGAAACTACAACTGATTATTAACTACACAGCGGACAttaaagaaaaggcaccgcgcATGCGCACACGGCTTAGTAACACGGCTTTCTTGGACCCCCTAGAGCACGTTGGGCATCGCAAGCTTTTCGACAATCTAAGGCAGAG AATCCAGGACGTAACAGGGCTACAGAAAGACATTATTTGGACCAGCGAAAACTTGCAG GTCTTACGCTACGATAAGGACGGCCATTACCATTGTCACTATGACTCCGAGGACGAGAACAAGCATCCCGACATTCCTTGCTGCCACTACTCTAACCACGAGGACGATGAAGACTGCCTCCCCTGTAG GTACATGACGTTTTTCTATTACCTGAACGAGCCGGAGGAAGGTGGCGAGACAGCTTTTCCGATCGCCGACGACCAAATAGATGCACCGGAG CGCATGCTCCGTGAAGACCAGCACCTGTGCGATCTGAGCAGGTACTGCAATCAGTCTCGAATCCGCTACAAGCCCAAGCAAGGCACGGCGCTCTTCTGGTACAACCACCACCGGGACGAGGAGACTGGGTGGCTTGGTGACGTCGACAAGATGAGCTATCACGGCGGGTGTGACGTCACGAAAGGCACAAAATGGGCCGCCAACAGCTGGATCAACGTGGGTAAGAGCCGAGAGCATGACATCGAGGCTTGGGAATCCTATAAGGTGTTCGTAGAGGATTACGACAAGTTATCCAATAAAACCGACGAAAAGACAGACGTCGATGCAAATCCGGGTCCGGGAGCGGTAGCAGAGAATGCAGAGCGAGCGAGTGAAGTAGATGAAAGAATTGAAACAGCCGGAGCTGGGAACTGA
- the LOC5520356 gene encoding QRFP-like peptide receptor — translation MNITQGAVYQSVLSRGLDPFNITMIVLYTIVGVLAFVGNVFVLHVLRTRLSARRNVGFMFANMAVADLLTALIIIPKQITQAARNNLWFPGMLADVLCRACDFTVFTSIAASILTLTIMSLDRFVGIMLPQHKQTTLFHRASVVTPFVWITSTLLMSPIIVVSTSLPSSLYPDDPARCRQTWSVLGDVDLSQQVFYAFVLVMLYIIPLVVMTTIYSSICFKLWIHRTPGETIPAVTRRVERKNRRVIRMLVIVVVVFAACWLPPHVMHIYSAFYWREFSVNITRYNIDDIMFFIGQANSAINPILYIWLNSEFRKAFGRAFRFKWGRRFGCCLMDYSVHRQSSDEITSRNRVGLKQKDDAKETMM, via the exons ATGAATATAACACAAG GTGCCGTCTACCAAAGCGTCCTGTCGCGCGGGCTTGACCCATTTAACATCACTATGATAGTACTATACACCATCGTGGGTGTCTTAGCGTTTGTGGGTAATGTCTTCGTGCTGCACGTGTTAAGGACACGCCTTTCAGCCCGCCGCAACGTGGGCTTCATGTTTGCCAACATGGCGGTGGCCGACCTCCTAACAGCCCTCATCATCATCCCTAAGCAGATCACACAAGCAGCGAGGAACAACTTGTGGTTCCCGGGAATGCTGGCAGATGTATTGTGCCGCGCGTGCGACTTCACCGTCTTCACTTCGATCGCCGCGTCCATTCTCACCCTCACTATTATGTCACTGGATCGGTTCGTGGGCATCATGTTGCCCCAACACAAGCAAACCACGCTATTCCACCGCGCTAGTGTGGTCACGCCCTTCGTGTGGATCACGTCCACCCTTCTGATGAGCCCTATCATAGTGGTGTCTACCTCACTCCCCAGTAGTCTGTACCCGGATGACCCCGCCCGCTGTCGGCAGACGTGGAGTGTACTAGGTGACGTAGATCTCTCCCAACAAGTCTTCTACGCCTTCGTGCTAGTCATGCTCTACATAATCCCACTTGTTGTCATGACGACTATTTACTCGTCCATCTGCTTCAAGCTGTGGATTCACAGGACCCCGGGAGAGACAATCCCTGCCGTGACACGGAGAGTAGAGCGAAAGAACAGACGTGTTATCCGAATGCTTGTTATCGTGGTGGTTGTGTTTGCTGCGTGCTGGCTCCCACCGCACGTCATGCATATATACTCGGCGTTTTACTGGAGGGAGTTCAGCGTCAACATTACCCGTTATAATATTGACGATATCATGTTCTTTATTGGTCAGGCTAACAGTGCTATCAACCCTATACTATATATCTGGTTGAATAGCGAGTTCAGAAAAGCGTTTGGTAGAGCGTTTCGCTTTAAATGGGGTAGGCGTTTTGGGTGTTGTCTCATGGACTATAGTGTACATCGGCAATCATCCGACGAGATAACCTCCAGAAATAGAGTAGGACTCAAACAAAAGGATGACGCAAAAGAAACAATGATGTAA